The window GCAGACGGCGAAGAAGGAAGGGGTTTCGCCGCAGGAGCTGGCCGAACGCAACTCGGCCGAGTTCCAGAACATGGCGCGCCTTCTCAACGCGTCCAACGACGACTTCATCCGCACGACCGAAAAGCGGCATCACGAGGCGTCGCAGGCGATCTGGACCCGAATGAGCGAGGCGGGCGACATCTACAAGGATTCCTATGCGGGCTGGTACTCGGTCCGCGACGAGGCCTACTACCAGGAGAATGAAACGGAGCTGCGCGCCGACGGCGTTCGCTATGGCCCCCAGGGAACACCCGTCGAGTGGGTGGAGGAGGAGAGCTACTTCTTCCGCCTCTCCGCCTATCAGGAAAAGCTTCTGAAACACTACGAGGACAATCCGGACTTCATCGGCCCTGCGGAGCGGCGCAACGAAGTAATCTCCTTCGTCAAGTCGGGGCTCAAGGACCTTTCGGTGTCGCGCACCACGTTCGACTGGGGCATTAAGGTGCCGAACGATCCGGCCCATGTGATGTATGTCTGGGTGGATGCGCTGACCAATTATCTGACCGCCACAGGCTACCTCACCGATCCCGAAGGTCCGCGGGCGAAATTCTGGCCGGCGAACATTCATGTCATCGGCAAGGACATCATCCGGTTCCACGCGGTCTACTGGCCGGCTTTTCTGATGTCGGCCGGGCTGCCGTTGCCGAAGCGGGTCTTTGCGCACGGCTTCCTGCTCAACAAGGGCGAGAAGATGTCGAAGTCGCTCGGCAACGTGGTTGATCCGTTCAACCTCGTCGAGCATTTCGGCCTGGACCAGATCCGTTACTTCTTCCTGCGCGAGGTGTCGTTCGGTCAGGACGGCAGCTACAGCGAGGAGGGGATAGCGACGCGTATCAACTCCGACCTCGCCAACGGCATCGGCAATCTCGCCAGCCGTTCGCTCTCGATGATCGTGAAGAACTGCGATGGCCAGATACCCGCCTGTGGGCCGCTGACGGACGAGGACAAGGCCATGCTTGCGGCGGCCGACGCGCTTGGCGAGACCACGCGCGAGGAGATGGGAAAGCAGCTCATCCACCGCGCGCTCGCCGCCATCATCGCGGTCGTCTCCGAAACGGACCGCTATTTCGCGGGCCAGGAGCCCTGGGCGCTCAAGAAAACCGATCCGGAGCGCATGGCGACAGTGCTCTACGTGACGGCGGAGGTCGTGCGCCAGATTGCCATTCTGCTGCAGCCCTTCATGCCGGGATCGGCAGGCAAGCTGCTCGATCTCGTCGCCATTCCGGCGGAAAAGCGGGATTTCGCCAGCCTCGGCGAGGCCGGGCGGCTCGTGTCCGGAACGCCGCTCGAGGCACCGAAGCCGGTCTTCCCGCGCTATGTGGCGCCGGAAGCGTAAGCGAGAGCATATCAATGCTGATCGACACGCATTGCCATCTGGACTTTCCCGATTTCGAAGCGGAACGCGACGCGATCATCGAACGCGCCCGTGAGGCCGGCGTGACCCAGATGGTGACGATCTCGACCCGCGTGAAGCGCTTCGAGACGATCCTTGCGATTGCCGAAAAATATCCGAACGTCTTCTGTTCGGTCGGCACTCATCCCCATAATGCCGACGAAGAGCTGGATATCACGGCCGAGGATCTCGTTCGCCTTTCGAAACATCCGAAAGTGGTGGCGATCGGCGAGGCCGGGCTCGATTACTTCTACGACAACGCGCCGCGCGAGGCGCAGGCGGAAGGCCTACGCCGGCACATCGAGGCAGCGCGCGAAACCGGGCTGCCGCTCGTCATCCACAGCCGCTCGGCGGATGAAGACATGGCGGCGATCCTGACGGAGGAGGCGGGGAAGGGCACTTTCCCCTTCCTCCTGCACTGCTTTTCATCCGGTCCGGAACTGGCGCGCATCGGCATCGAACTCGGCGGCTACGTTTCCTTCTCGGGCATTCTGACCTTTCCCAAATCGCAGGAACTGCGGGATATCGCCAAGACCGTTCCGCCCGACCGGATGATCGTGGAGACGGATGCGCCCTATCTGGCGCCGAAGCCGTTCCGCGGCAAGCGCAACGAGCCGGCCTATGTCGCGCATACGGCGGACGTGCTGGCCGAGACGATCGGCGTCAGCCGGGCCGAGATCGAGGGCATCACCACCGAAAACGCGTTCCGGATATTCTCGAAGATGCCGAGGCTCTGACATGGCGTTCCGGCGGGTCTTTACCATTCTCGGTTGCGGCTCTTCGCCGGGCGTGCCGCGCATCACCGGTGATTGGGGCGCCTGCGATGCGTCGAACCCGCGTAACCGACGCATGAGGGCTGCGCTGCTCGTCGAGCAGGTCGCGCCGGACGGCGGCAAGACCACCGTCGTCATCGACACCGGTCCGGATTTCCGCACGCAGATGATTGCAGCCGATGTGCGCCATATCGATGCGGTGCTTTACACTCACGCTCACGCGGATCACTTGCACGGAATCGATGATCTGCGCGGTTTCGTCATCGAGAACCGGCGGCGCATACCGATCTGGGCGGATGCCCTGACGATGTCCCGGATCCGCGATGGGTTTCGCTATTGCATGGAATCGCCGCCCGGCAGCGGCTATCCACCGATCGTCGAGCCTCGGGTCATCGAAGACGATCTCCCGCCCGTGACCGTTCATGGCGCCGGTGGTCCGATCGCATTCCAGCCGCTGATGCAGTTTCACGGCAACATTCACTCGCTGGGTTTTCGCATCGGCGACTTCGCCTATTGCAGCGACGTCAGCGACTTTCCCGCGGAAACCATCGAAAAGCTTCTTGACCTCGATCTGCTGGTCATCGACACGTTGCAGTACAAATTTCATCCGAGTCATCTGTCGCTGGTGCAATCGCTCGGCTGGATAAACCGGCTCGAGCCGAAACGCGCCGTGCTCACGCATATGCACGTGCCGCTGGACTACGAGACGGTGCGCAACGAGACGCCGGATCATGTCGAGCCGGCCTACGACATGATGCGGCTGGAGTTCGAGGTCGTCATGCCGAGCACCGAAGAAGCGTAACGTCGCGAGCAAGCATCCGATTTCAAGCCATTGTTTTGAAAGGGATGCTTCGTCGCGCAGAGAGTTCCATAATCTATCTTATGCGATCATCTTGTGTAGCGACATTTTAGAGATGCGACATATGCACCAGTTAGAGATGCGACAGTCGTCGCCTCTTGGGATGCTGGTCAAACGTCAACGTTTGGAAGGAAGACTGGCGACGTGAAGCGTGGTTGAGACCATGAGCGTTCGGAGTCGTCATGTCTTGTTTGATCACCATGTCGCAGAAGGAATTGCATCGTCTTGAACTCATCCAACAGATTCGCGGGCGTAGCCTGACTGTCGTCGAGGCGGCCGCGTTGCTCGGTCTCAGTCGCAGTCAGGTGCACCGGCTGTTGCAGGCCTATGATCGTGCCGGCGCCGACGGTCTGGTCTCGAAGAAGCGCGGCCGGCCGAGCAACCGGCGCCACAGTGAGGACTTCCGCAACCTGGTGCTCGACCTGGTGCGTGAGCATTACGTGGATTTCGGACCAACGTTGGCCACCGAGAAGCTGCTCGAACGCCACCGGATAGCCGTCAGCAAGGAGACGCTGCGTCAGTGGATGATGGAAGCCGGCCTCTGGGTGTCGCGACGCGAACGCAAGAAGCGGGTTTTCCAGCCGCGCGGCCGGCGCGATTGTTTCGGCGAACTCATTCAGATCGATGGCTCGCATCATTGGTGGTTCGAGAACCGCGGCCCCAAATGCGCCCTGCTCGTCTATATCGACGACGCCACCGGCAAGCTGTTGCATCTGCGCTTTGCGGCTTCAGAGAACACCTTCGACTATTTTCACGCAACGAGGGCCTATCTGCAGCAATGGGGCAAGCCGATCGCCTTCTACAGCGACAAGCATGGCATCTTCCGCACGACCCATGCTTCCAAGAAGGACAGGACCAGTGGCCTGACGCAGTTCGGGCGGGCTCTTTATGAGCTCAACATCGACATCATCTGCGCCAATACCCCGCAGGCCAAGGGACGCGTCGAGCGCGCCAACCAGACGCTGCAGGATCGTCTGGTCAAGGAACTGCGGCTGCGCGGCATCGACACGATTGCGGCGGCCAATGCCTATGCGCCGGAGTTCATCGCGGATTTCAATCGTCGCTTTGGCAAGGAACCGCGCAATCCGAAGGACATGCATCGGCCGTTTGCCGCGCATGAGAACCTCGATGGTGCCATGTGCCGCAAGGAGATCCGCAAGCTGTCGCAGGCCCTGACGCTGCGCTATGACAAGGTGCAATTCATCCTCGATCCGACGGATATCGCCAAGACGCTCGCCGGCAAGAAGGTCATTGTCTGCGACTATCCCGATGGCCGTCTTGAGATCACCCACGAGGGGACGTCCCTGCCCTACAGAACCTTCGACACGCTGCGCTCGGTGCACCGATCCGAGGTGGTTGAGAACAAGCGCCTCGATGACATGCTGGCGCTAGTGGCCGAGATGCAGGCCGGCCGAGAGCAACAGCGCAGCAAAAGCGGGCCGCGTCGCACCGGCCAGACGGACCATATGTTCGGCATTCCCGACGGCAGCCAAAGCAATGGCTACCAAAAGCGCGGCACGAAGCCTGGCAGGAGGACGGATTTCACCAACGATCCTGTGGTGATCGCCCGGCGGCAGCAGTCTCTGGCAAGATTGAAGGCAGCCGAGCATCCGACGGGTTCGAGCTCTCAAAGCTGAAGTTTATTTTGCAGCTGGAGCCATCCGCCGCCGACCGGGCTGCGCAACCCTGACCAGCTCCACCCGGCCGGCGGCTTGGGTCTGCGTACTTTGTAAACATATCAACTTGAAAACGCAGTAATAATGGATAGGATGAAGTCGCATTTCTAAGTTGACTACTTTGTCTCTTCTTTAAATAGCTGTGACATCTTGTGTAGCCGCAAAGTTGAAGTGTCCTGTTTCTGCAAAGTAAGAATGTCACTCTCCCCGCGTTTTCAATGACGTGGGAGATTGCGGATGGGACTGATTGCGATGAGCGAACGCGATCTGCAGCGGATTGAGGTTCTGTCGAAGGTCGTCGACGGCCGGATGACGATTGTTTCGGCGGCGCATGTCCTGGGCTTGAGCACGCGTCAGGTTCGCCGGCTCTTGGAGCGGATCCGGACGGATGGTGCAGCATCGATCCGGCACAAGGCGATCGGCCGACCGTCGAACAACCGGATCAGCGACGGCGTGCGCGACTATGCCGTAGCGGTCGTGCGCGAGCGCTATGCCGATTTCGGTCCGACGCTGGCTGCCGAGAAGCTGGCCGAGCGCGACGGCCTGACGGTGTCGCGCGAGACCTTACGCAAATGGATGTCGAAGGCCGGCCTGTGGCTGTCACGCAAGCAGCGGCGCAGCTTCCATCAGCCGCGGCTGCGCCGAGAAGCCTACGGCGAGCTGGTGCAGATCGACGGTTCCGAGCATCGCTGGTTGTCTAATCGCATTCCATCCGTCAAGCTGGTTTGAGCATCCAGCGACCTTGCCGGCTTGCGGCGCAGGCAACACGGCTAAAACTGATTGGGTAAATCTGCCCTCACCGGCCGTGTCTTCAGAGCTATCCAGTGCTGGGAGCAGGGTTGTCTCCGCGGTCGACAAATGTCGCCGCACAATGGTCTTCGCAGGTGGGATCTTCCTAATGTTCGAGGCGCAGTCTCAACGAGCTGCAGCCAGCGAAAGCGGAATGATCCTGCCCACGTCCGCAGCAGGGACGCTCAGCACCAAAAGTTAGATGGCGCGCTGAGGGACGAAGGCTGAGCGTCTCCTATACGGTGGCGCCAGCCGATGCGTTGAACACTTCTCCCGTCTTGAGCATGCTGTGCATGATGACCGCGAGCTTCCGGGCGACGGCCACAGCGGCCCGTTTGAAGCCAAGCCGCTCACGCAGCTTAAGCCCCCAACTCTTGAGACTGCTCTCGGTCCTGGGATTGGTTCTCGTCAGGAGCGCTGTTGCCGCTTCATAAAGCAGCCCCCGCAAACGATTGTCGCCTCTTCGCGAGATATGGCCGTCATAATCGACCTCGCCTGACTGGTAGCGCCGGGTTGTCAACCCAAGCCAGGCGCCAACGGAGCGCGACGTTCGGAAGTTTTCTGGATCTTCAACTGCCGTAACGTAGGATACAGCCGTGATAGCGCCGATGCCTGGGATTGTCATCAATAGCTTCGTAGCCTGGCTCTCCCGTGCGACAGTAAGCAACTGGCGATCAAGGCCGGCCACTCGATTGCGCATATCGTACCATGCCTCAAGCAGAGGCAAGATGATCTTTGCGAGCCCGTCATTGCCCTCCAAAAGCCTTCTCACATTGCCATCAAACACCCGACCCGCTCCTTTGGGGATGATAAGACCGAATGTCTTCATCAGACCGCGGATCTGATTGCCAGGTTGTGTTGAGATGTTCAGGAGTTGTTCGCGGGCAGCCACCAACGCGCGGGCCATCATAGCGTCAAACGACTTGACGCGAACCGCTTTGTAAAAGCCTGCGTCAGCGAGTTGAGCCAAACCATCCGCATCGTTGGCATCGGTTTTGTTGAGCGTCTCGTTCAATACCTTTTGCGCGTGCCGCGCTTCTATGCAGATCGCAGGAACCCCCTCGGTCGTCAGCACATGATAGAACCACGTCGACAACGGCCCCGTCTCGAATACGACGCGCCGGGCGTGCGGGGCGTTTTTGCGGATCATCTCTGCAAGAAGCTTGGGGTCCGAAGGACATCTCCCCCGCCAGATCCGCTTCCCGTCTTCCCGAACCGAGATCGCCGTATCTTTCAATGAAACATCAAGCCCAATATATTGGTCCATGGTTGCCTCCATCCGATGTTTGGGCCCGGTTCCAATCGAGAGCCCGTTTTTCCATCTTATCGGGGGCAACCACCCTCGCCAGCCAAAACGGCAGGGCGGTCGCGCCGCGATTACTCCATGTTCGAGGATCGCGGTGACCCCTGTTCGCTTCTGGTGTTCATCGACGATGCGACCGGCAAGCTGATGCAGTTGCGGTTCGTGCGCTCGGAAAGTGCGTTTACGTATTTCGAGGCGCTGGAGCTTTATCTGCAGGCGCATGGTGCTCCGGTCGCCTTTTATTCCGACAAGCATTCGGTGTTCCGGGTGGCGAAGAAGGATGCCAAGGGCGGTCAGGGCATGACCCAGTTCGGCCGCGCGCTTTCAGAGCTAAACATTGAGATTCTTTGCGCGAACTCGAGCCAGGCGAAGGGTCGGGTCGAGCGGATGAACCGGACGCTGCAGGACCGTTTGATTAAGGATCTGCGCCTGGAGGGCATCTGCGGCATGGACGACGGCAACGCTTTCCTGCCTCGGTTCATGGAGCGCTATAACCGGCAGTTTGCCATTACCCCTGCCCGACCTGATGATCGGCATCGGTCGCTGAACCTTGCCCCGGATCGGCTGAAGGAGATCCTGTGCAAGCGGGAGCAGCGTTATGTCGGTGCCCAGCTGACGTTCTCCTACGAGCGCCAGCGGATCATGCTGGAAGAGAACGGGGTGACGCGCGGACTGGTCGGCCGCTATGTCGAGACCTACGCCTATGCCGACGGCAGGCTGGATGTGCGCTGGAAGGGGTATTCCCTGCCCTACCGGGTGTTTGACAAGGACCAGCGGGTGACGCATGCGGCGATCACCGAGAACAAGCGGCTTTCCGATGTGCTGGCCTGTATCAAGGAGCGGCAGGATCAGTCGTCGCCGAAGGTCAAGACCAACAGCGAGAAGAATGGCTACACGCCGCGGGGTCGCAAGCCCGGCCGGCGGACGGATTCCATGAACGATCCGGCGGTCATTGCTCGGCGGCGGCAGGCGCTCTCTAACGGCGATGCCGCAGAATGATCGACGGATCGGGCTGTCAAAGCTAAAGCCGATCAGTGGCTAATCCACCCGCCCCGATCTTCCCTTGCAACCCGGACCAGCCGGTCGGATCGGGGCTGGTCGTCGCGCCGTGTGGCAGCGCAACGTGACATTTCTACTTTGGGCCGGAGCGGACATTTCAACCTGGCCGCCACATCTTGTGTAGCCGGGTGGGTTCAAGGATGAAGTGCGACTTGGCAATAAAAGCAATGGCGTGGCCCTTGGAGATTTTTGCAGGTCGCGTCGCTATTTGCAGCTCACCCTTCCCGATCGCCGCCGCTTGCATCAGCTCATCGAACGCAAGATCCGGGTGGCTGAGATCGCCCGGCAACTCGGTCGACATCGATCGACGTTCTATCGCGAGCTGAGGCGCAACACCTTTCTTGATGCCGAGTTTCCGGGATACAGCGGCTATTACGGCGGCATCGCCAACGATCAGCAAGGAGCGTCGTCGACGGCTGCGCAGGCTCACCGCCATCCGCAGCTGTGCGAGCTGGTCATCGATCGACTGAAGGCGCTTTGGTCGCCGGAGCAGATTGGCGGCCGCCTGCTCGCCGACGGCGTGAGCGCCGTCCGCGTCGGCACCGAGACGATCTATCGCTTCATCTATGGCCAGGAAGACTATGCGCTGGCGCTCTATCGGCATCTGTCGGAAGGCCGCGGCAAGCGCCGCCGCGGCTCCCGCAAACCCGATGACGGTTTGAACCCGTTTGACTGCAGGATCGGCCAACGTCCTGATTTCACTGCCGATCGCTCGCAGTTCGGCCACTTGGGAGGGCGATCTCTCGATCTTTCGGCGCGCGCTCGGAGACGTGAAGGTCACTTCGCTCGTTGAGCGCAAGAGCCGCTACACGGTGATGATCAAGAATGGCAGCCGGCACTCTCGGCCGCTCATCGACAAGATCGTCGATGCCTTCTCACCGCTTCCCGCCTTTGCCCGCCAGAGCTTCAGCTTCGACCGTGGTACCGAGTTTCGCGGCTTCAGGGCTTTGGAAGATGGGATCGGTGCCAGGAGCTGGTTTGGCGATCCGAATTCACCGTGGCAGAAAGGCGCGGTCGAGAACGCCAGTAAGCGCATCCGCCGCTTTGTGCCGATCGATACTGACCTATCCGCCGGCGGTCAGCAACAGCTCGTCGCCCTCGTCCACCATCTCATTTCACTGCCGAGGAACTGCCTTTCACCCGCCGAGGTGTTCATGGCGCATTTGCAAGATTGCGGGTGACCCCCCTACCCTTCGCACGTCAATGTCGCACTTGGATTAGATTCTCCAAGATCTGCCCTGGCACGATGCGTCTGCTGCGCACCGCCGCCTGGTTCTGGTCATGGACAGAGTTGTTATCAAGTTCCAAAAAATGTTGACATTACAATCTTAAAATTG is drawn from Sinorhizobium sojae CCBAU 05684 and contains these coding sequences:
- a CDS encoding MBL fold metallo-hydrolase, coding for MAFRRVFTILGCGSSPGVPRITGDWGACDASNPRNRRMRAALLVEQVAPDGGKTTVVIDTGPDFRTQMIAADVRHIDAVLYTHAHADHLHGIDDLRGFVIENRRRIPIWADALTMSRIRDGFRYCMESPPGSGYPPIVEPRVIEDDLPPVTVHGAGGPIAFQPLMQFHGNIHSLGFRIGDFAYCSDVSDFPAETIEKLLDLDLLVIDTLQYKFHPSHLSLVQSLGWINRLEPKRAVLTHMHVPLDYETVRNETPDHVEPAYDMMRLEFEVVMPSTEEA
- the metG gene encoding methionine--tRNA ligase, with product MKNTSPFYITTAISYPNGKPHIGHAYELIATDALARFQRLDGREVFFLTGTDEHGQKMQQTAKKEGVSPQELAERNSAEFQNMARLLNASNDDFIRTTEKRHHEASQAIWTRMSEAGDIYKDSYAGWYSVRDEAYYQENETELRADGVRYGPQGTPVEWVEEESYFFRLSAYQEKLLKHYEDNPDFIGPAERRNEVISFVKSGLKDLSVSRTTFDWGIKVPNDPAHVMYVWVDALTNYLTATGYLTDPEGPRAKFWPANIHVIGKDIIRFHAVYWPAFLMSAGLPLPKRVFAHGFLLNKGEKMSKSLGNVVDPFNLVEHFGLDQIRYFFLREVSFGQDGSYSEEGIATRINSDLANGIGNLASRSLSMIVKNCDGQIPACGPLTDEDKAMLAAADALGETTREEMGKQLIHRALAAIIAVVSETDRYFAGQEPWALKKTDPERMATVLYVTAEVVRQIAILLQPFMPGSAGKLLDLVAIPAEKRDFASLGEAGRLVSGTPLEAPKPVFPRYVAPEA
- a CDS encoding IS110 family transposase, with translation MDQYIGLDVSLKDTAISVREDGKRIWRGRCPSDPKLLAEMIRKNAPHARRVVFETGPLSTWFYHVLTTEGVPAICIEARHAQKVLNETLNKTDANDADGLAQLADAGFYKAVRVKSFDAMMARALVAAREQLLNISTQPGNQIRGLMKTFGLIIPKGAGRVFDGNVRRLLEGNDGLAKIILPLLEAWYDMRNRVAGLDRQLLTVARESQATKLLMTIPGIGAITAVSYVTAVEDPENFRTSRSVGAWLGLTTRRYQSGEVDYDGHISRRGDNRLRGLLYEAATALLTRTNPRTESSLKSWGLKLRERLGFKRAAVAVARKLAVIMHSMLKTGEVFNASAGATV
- a CDS encoding ISNCY family transposase gives rise to the protein MSCLITMSQKELHRLELIQQIRGRSLTVVEAAALLGLSRSQVHRLLQAYDRAGADGLVSKKRGRPSNRRHSEDFRNLVLDLVREHYVDFGPTLATEKLLERHRIAVSKETLRQWMMEAGLWVSRRERKKRVFQPRGRRDCFGELIQIDGSHHWWFENRGPKCALLVYIDDATGKLLHLRFAASENTFDYFHATRAYLQQWGKPIAFYSDKHGIFRTTHASKKDRTSGLTQFGRALYELNIDIICANTPQAKGRVERANQTLQDRLVKELRLRGIDTIAAANAYAPEFIADFNRRFGKEPRNPKDMHRPFAAHENLDGAMCRKEIRKLSQALTLRYDKVQFILDPTDIAKTLAGKKVIVCDYPDGRLEITHEGTSLPYRTFDTLRSVHRSEVVENKRLDDMLALVAEMQAGREQQRSKSGPRRTGQTDHMFGIPDGSQSNGYQKRGTKPGRRTDFTNDPVVIARRQQSLARLKAAEHPTGSSSQS
- a CDS encoding TatD family hydrolase translates to MLIDTHCHLDFPDFEAERDAIIERAREAGVTQMVTISTRVKRFETILAIAEKYPNVFCSVGTHPHNADEELDITAEDLVRLSKHPKVVAIGEAGLDYFYDNAPREAQAEGLRRHIEAARETGLPLVIHSRSADEDMAAILTEEAGKGTFPFLLHCFSSGPELARIGIELGGYVSFSGILTFPKSQELRDIAKTVPPDRMIVETDAPYLAPKPFRGKRNEPAYVAHTADVLAETIGVSRAEIEGITTENAFRIFSKMPRL